A region of uncultured Anaeromusa sp. DNA encodes the following proteins:
- a CDS encoding sigma-70 family RNA polymerase sigma factor, giving the protein MKAYLEALQQVRLLEPEEEGQLWRKWREEDDDTSRKVLIESYQPLVFKTAMSFQVSAELKMDLIQEGTVGLIEAAERFDAKRGVAFSLFAVHRIRGRMLNYLEKEGRQTAASIDLPWLDAGGATLAEQLLDADPEVAIQVEQRYLVGRVQQALERLPAKEQQVVSGIFLRDCEAKELAEELNVTLSHIYRLQKQGVRRIRGMLSRFMQHW; this is encoded by the coding sequence ATGAAAGCGTATTTAGAGGCGTTGCAGCAAGTGCGCCTTTTAGAGCCGGAAGAAGAAGGCCAGCTATGGAGAAAATGGCGGGAAGAGGATGATGACACCAGCCGCAAAGTGTTGATTGAAAGCTACCAGCCGTTGGTTTTCAAGACGGCCATGTCATTTCAAGTCTCTGCCGAATTGAAAATGGACTTGATTCAGGAAGGAACGGTAGGCTTGATTGAGGCTGCAGAGCGGTTTGACGCAAAACGCGGTGTCGCCTTTAGTCTGTTTGCCGTACACCGTATTCGAGGCCGCATGCTCAATTACTTGGAGAAAGAAGGCCGCCAGACGGCTGCATCGATTGATTTGCCTTGGTTGGATGCGGGAGGAGCTACCTTAGCGGAGCAACTGTTAGATGCCGACCCGGAGGTAGCGATACAGGTGGAACAACGCTACTTAGTCGGGCGGGTGCAGCAGGCGTTAGAAAGGCTTCCGGCTAAGGAACAACAAGTGGTCAGTGGTATTTTTTTGCGGGATTGCGAAGCCAAAGAATTAGCAGAAGAATTAAATGTCACTCTTTCTCATATATATCGCTTGCAGAAGCAAGGAGTGCGCAGAATTCGCGGCATGCTTTCCCGCTTTATGCAGCATTGGTAA
- a CDS encoding BamA/TamA family outer membrane protein: MNKKQKYGKILLVACLSGGLWMVDGEVAQAATETVAPEAAAPAAPADYTGRTISAVKIHGNQVVKDNELLPYIQVKPGDAWKAASIQNDLKALYESGWFADVTATFVEAPEGVQVVYVLRENPVLNKINIVGNTKITTDKLRALLTVPEGKVLNAKQLQDNAAAIEELYKTEGYILAKVSDLSLDKDGILKVSINEGIVEDIIVKGNEKTKGYVVTREMKLKKNEPFNSKLAKRSLQRIYNLGFFEDVNFKLNPGREPNAVIIEIDVVEQKTGVFTIGAGYSKTDGTIGIVEVGDNNFRGTGDKIKIHWEIGGKGASNTNRKNRNYEFSYTRPWVDDKETSLSFTMYDMTNEYTDYYDNTDAKRSTYDKRRKGVEVTLGRPEGEFVRNYVTLKHRTDTYMGYEEGPINYEATSGSTYDPEFNAAYLARNYGTTNSVTLQRVFDNRDNIFNATEGRRFSVASEFAGLGGDFSFKKYSSELRTYRKVGRDHVLAFRGMAGWANGDLPDSQRFSLGGSDTLRGYLDDQFKGNKMWATTLEYRFPVAKKVYGVVFGDAGRAWSGIGGDNSWKKSFGVGVRMNTPLGAIRLDYGKGNESGRFHFSFGGQF; this comes from the coding sequence ATGAATAAGAAACAGAAATATGGCAAAATCCTTTTGGTAGCGTGTTTGTCAGGGGGACTTTGGATGGTTGATGGCGAGGTAGCCCAGGCGGCTACGGAGACGGTCGCTCCTGAGGCGGCAGCGCCTGCGGCACCGGCGGATTATACCGGCAGAACGATTAGCGCTGTGAAAATTCATGGCAATCAAGTAGTAAAAGACAATGAGTTACTGCCGTATATTCAAGTGAAGCCAGGAGATGCTTGGAAGGCGGCTTCCATTCAAAACGATCTGAAAGCATTATATGAAAGCGGTTGGTTTGCGGATGTGACGGCAACCTTTGTGGAAGCGCCAGAAGGCGTGCAGGTTGTCTATGTCTTGCGGGAAAATCCGGTGTTGAACAAGATTAATATTGTGGGCAATACCAAGATAACGACAGACAAGTTGCGTGCGTTACTGACTGTGCCGGAAGGAAAGGTACTGAACGCGAAGCAACTACAAGATAATGCGGCAGCTATTGAAGAGCTGTACAAAACCGAAGGATACATACTTGCTAAAGTCAGCGATCTCTCCTTGGACAAAGATGGCATATTGAAGGTCAGCATTAACGAAGGTATCGTGGAAGACATTATTGTCAAAGGCAATGAAAAAACAAAAGGCTATGTAGTGACTCGGGAGATGAAGTTAAAGAAAAACGAGCCTTTTAACAGCAAACTGGCGAAACGAAGCTTGCAACGCATCTATAATCTGGGATTTTTCGAGGACGTTAACTTTAAACTCAACCCCGGGCGTGAACCCAATGCGGTAATTATCGAAATTGACGTAGTGGAGCAAAAAACTGGCGTCTTTACCATTGGTGCCGGTTACAGTAAAACAGACGGGACCATAGGAATCGTAGAAGTGGGCGATAATAATTTCCGTGGTACTGGCGATAAAATCAAGATTCATTGGGAAATTGGCGGTAAAGGCGCGAGCAACACGAATCGGAAAAACAGAAACTATGAGTTTAGCTACACACGGCCCTGGGTAGATGACAAGGAAACTTCCCTTAGCTTCACTATGTATGATATGACCAACGAGTACACAGATTATTACGATAACACGGATGCGAAACGTTCTACGTACGATAAGCGGCGCAAAGGGGTGGAAGTGACTTTGGGGCGGCCGGAAGGGGAATTTGTTCGTAATTATGTTACTCTGAAACATCGTACTGATACCTATATGGGCTATGAAGAAGGTCCAATTAATTATGAAGCGACTAGCGGCTCTACCTATGATCCAGAGTTTAATGCTGCATATTTAGCGCGCAACTATGGTACAACAAACAGCGTAACGCTTCAACGTGTCTTTGACAATCGTGACAATATTTTCAATGCGACAGAAGGCCGGCGCTTCTCAGTGGCAAGCGAATTTGCCGGTTTAGGCGGTGATTTCTCGTTTAAAAAGTACAGCTCAGAGCTGCGGACGTATCGTAAAGTAGGACGCGATCATGTGCTGGCTTTTCGCGGTATGGCTGGCTGGGCCAATGGCGATCTGCCTGACAGCCAACGCTTTTCTTTAGGCGGTTCAGACACATTGCGAGGTTATTTGGATGACCAGTTTAAGGGAAACAAGATGTGGGCGACAACTCTGGAATATCGTTTCCCCGTAGCTAAGAAAGTATATGGCGTAGTTTTCGGCGATGCTGGTCGGGCCTGGTCGGGCATCGGCGGCGATAACTCATGGAAAAAGAGCTTTGGTGTTGGTGTGCGCATGAATACGCCGCTGGGTGCTATTCGCTTGGATTATGGTAAAGGTAATGAAAGCGGTAGATTCCACTTCAGCTTTGGCGGACAGTTCTAA
- a CDS encoding OmpH family outer membrane protein, which produces MMKLEKRQIRMISLAIVAFFVLSVVGIAVSQTGSVSHAAAAAGSGSVGVVNYDMLVSQHPDYTVAQKSFEDEVALAKKDFDAKAATMNDKEKQDYYMQIQERLQLKKASLLGSVNDKVTAAVKAVADAKGLAIVIDKGNVVYGGQDITDEVIKKFK; this is translated from the coding sequence ATGATGAAATTAGAAAAACGTCAAATTCGTATGATTTCCCTGGCTATTGTAGCCTTCTTTGTACTCAGTGTGGTGGGTATTGCGGTGTCGCAGACCGGCAGCGTAAGCCATGCAGCAGCAGCAGCTGGCTCCGGCAGCGTAGGAGTTGTCAATTATGATATGCTGGTATCGCAGCATCCGGACTATACGGTAGCGCAAAAATCCTTTGAAGACGAAGTAGCACTGGCTAAAAAGGATTTTGACGCTAAAGCGGCTACCATGAACGACAAAGAAAAACAAGATTACTACATGCAGATCCAAGAGCGCCTGCAGTTGAAAAAAGCTTCTCTCCTGGGAAGCGTTAACGACAAAGTGACTGCAGCGGTTAAGGCTGTGGCCGATGCCAAAGGGCTGGCTATTGTTATTGACAAAGGAAATGTTGTTTACGGCGGCCAGGACATTACCGATGAGGTTATCAAAAAATTCAAATAA
- a CDS encoding OmpH family outer membrane protein: MMQKKRTIALILALCFAVLLIGGCSSQPTVGFVDMEKVVKESPKVKALQDQLDAKEKEIMEKMQKEQNGDSTEAQQKQQALAGEYRQLQKQVGEQFESDLKKTLEQIAQEKKLSVILYKREVAQGGMDVTDEVLKRLQ, from the coding sequence ATGATGCAAAAAAAACGTACGATTGCACTGATTCTGGCGCTGTGCTTTGCGGTTCTTTTGATTGGCGGTTGCAGTAGTCAGCCTACGGTTGGTTTTGTTGATATGGAGAAAGTGGTCAAGGAAAGTCCTAAAGTCAAAGCGTTGCAGGACCAATTGGACGCCAAAGAAAAAGAGATTATGGAAAAAATGCAAAAAGAGCAAAACGGCGATTCGACGGAAGCGCAGCAGAAACAGCAGGCCCTAGCGGGAGAGTACCGTCAATTGCAGAAACAAGTTGGCGAACAGTTTGAAAGTGATTTGAAAAAGACGCTGGAGCAAATTGCTCAGGAAAAGAAACTGAGCGTTATTTTGTATAAACGGGAAGTGGCCCAAGGCGGCATGGATGTTACCGATGAAGTTCTCAAACGCCTCCAGTAA
- the lpxD gene encoding UDP-3-O-(3-hydroxymyristoyl)glucosamine N-acyltransferase gives MKTLGEIAELVDGIIDEAHAALPINSVTNIEEAGLEDITFAVAPHLEKAAASRAGAVLVAKDVADDFPKVVVRVANPRAAFATLLEVFSPRPVVQRGVHPTAVVAEDAILGDNVAILPCAVIDSGAFIGANTVIYPHSYVGVGSRVGNDCILYPNVTVREGCELGERVIVHSGAVIGSDGFGFVTVDGSHRKVPQVGGVRIEDDVEIGANTCLDRATTGWTVVRRGTKIDNLVHLGHNVEVGEHCFFVAQTGIAGSTKIGSRVTFAGQSGSAGHLVIGDNCVFAARSAPIGNIASNSFCGGFPARPYKDWLKNEAAVTKVPELLKRVRNLEKQLTQLTAGEPKV, from the coding sequence ATGAAAACATTAGGTGAAATTGCCGAATTGGTAGACGGGATCATTGACGAAGCGCATGCGGCGCTGCCGATTAATAGTGTGACTAACATTGAAGAGGCGGGGCTTGAAGATATTACATTTGCCGTAGCGCCTCATCTGGAAAAGGCCGCGGCTAGCCGTGCTGGTGCTGTTTTGGTGGCTAAAGATGTTGCCGACGATTTCCCCAAAGTCGTAGTGCGAGTGGCCAATCCGCGCGCGGCTTTTGCAACGTTGCTGGAGGTTTTTTCTCCGCGACCTGTGGTGCAACGGGGCGTACATCCTACGGCAGTAGTGGCGGAAGATGCGATATTGGGCGATAATGTGGCTATCCTGCCTTGCGCCGTGATCGATTCTGGCGCATTTATAGGTGCTAATACGGTCATTTATCCTCACAGCTATGTCGGTGTAGGCAGTCGGGTGGGAAATGATTGCATTCTTTACCCCAATGTAACGGTTCGAGAAGGCTGTGAATTGGGAGAACGGGTTATTGTACACAGTGGTGCTGTGATTGGCAGCGACGGATTTGGCTTTGTAACCGTAGATGGCAGTCATCGCAAAGTGCCACAAGTGGGCGGCGTACGCATTGAGGACGATGTGGAGATAGGCGCTAATACCTGCCTGGACCGGGCGACAACGGGCTGGACCGTTGTGCGTCGCGGTACAAAAATTGATAACTTAGTGCACTTAGGACACAATGTGGAAGTCGGCGAGCATTGCTTTTTTGTAGCTCAGACCGGTATTGCCGGCAGTACGAAAATTGGTAGCCGTGTTACTTTTGCCGGCCAATCCGGCAGCGCCGGTCATCTTGTTATTGGCGATAACTGTGTCTTTGCGGCGCGGTCGGCGCCGATTGGCAACATCGCCAGCAATTCGTTTTGCGGCGGCTTTCCGGCGCGCCCGTACAAAGACTGGCTGAAAAATGAAGCTGCAGTTACCAAAGTTCCTGAACTGCTGAAGAGGGTTCGGAATTTGGAAAAACAGCTAACTCAGCTTACGGCGGGTGAGCCGAAAGTATGA
- a CDS encoding YjbH domain-containing protein — MSSQSRILLACLAVLVVFAFSKAEAAPTLQGSTGLANVVSADVLPANSFSIGRYNRPGEKNDVVTFGLGQALEVGALHRTEGEQGSAVRWNVKWALAQEKVLRPGIAIGVEDVGAQERRTTYAVASKGLPFGLRLHVGLGNGRYHGLFGALEAPLLPQTRLFLEQDGRQWGAGVRVSLGPDFRLDAGHYAGKTYVGGSYTY; from the coding sequence ATGAGTAGCCAGAGTCGTATACTATTGGCCTGTCTAGCTGTATTAGTGGTGTTTGCTTTTAGTAAAGCCGAGGCAGCGCCAACTTTGCAGGGAAGCACTGGGTTGGCGAATGTAGTCAGTGCTGATGTGCTTCCAGCGAATAGCTTTAGTATAGGACGATATAACAGGCCGGGAGAAAAAAATGACGTTGTTACTTTTGGACTGGGGCAGGCGTTGGAAGTAGGTGCTTTGCACCGTACTGAGGGGGAGCAAGGTTCTGCGGTGAGATGGAACGTAAAATGGGCCTTGGCGCAAGAAAAGGTTTTGCGTCCCGGCATTGCTATCGGCGTGGAAGATGTTGGCGCACAAGAGCGACGTACGACGTACGCTGTTGCCAGCAAAGGCTTACCTTTTGGTTTGCGTCTACATGTTGGACTTGGCAATGGACGCTATCATGGCTTGTTCGGCGCTCTAGAAGCTCCCTTGCTGCCGCAAACTAGGTTGTTTTTGGAACAAGACGGACGGCAGTGGGGCGCGGGCGTTCGTGTATCATTAGGGCCTGATTTTCGTCTGGATGCCGGGCATTATGCAGGAAAAACCTATGTGGGCGGAAGCTATACGTACTAA
- a CDS encoding lysophospholipid acyltransferase family protein has product MLYIVVKLLSRLACSLSVATAKRWGGYLGTVAWKLTPKKRKRMAIENIRVSLVVNEVEAERVARASAVRFGPMFMEVLRVPLLLKQSLDSWISFTGAEHLEQALALGKGVVLATAHSGNWELLGAALAKRGFPLVAVVQKQTNDAMDRFINEYRRQSGMHVTYKTGVKEMIQLLGEGNIIGLLVDQDAGPEGVRTQFFGREASSPPGAAHLARMRQVPIVPAFITQEADGRHHAWLYPPVFVGQTRNKKEEIQQTTQVLTRCVEQHIRRHPEEWFWLHNRWKHGDKTESLALHT; this is encoded by the coding sequence ATGCTATACATTGTTGTAAAGCTTCTCAGTCGTCTGGCATGTTCTCTTTCTGTAGCGACAGCCAAACGATGGGGGGGCTATCTAGGTACTGTAGCCTGGAAGCTGACTCCTAAAAAAAGAAAAAGAATGGCAATAGAAAATATCCGTGTAAGTCTTGTTGTAAATGAAGTGGAAGCGGAGCGTGTGGCTCGCGCCAGCGCTGTACGTTTTGGCCCCATGTTTATGGAAGTGCTGCGCGTACCGCTTTTGTTGAAGCAATCACTAGATAGCTGGATTTCCTTTACAGGAGCAGAGCATCTGGAACAAGCATTGGCTTTGGGAAAAGGCGTGGTCTTGGCGACGGCTCATAGCGGGAATTGGGAGCTCTTGGGAGCCGCCTTGGCAAAACGGGGCTTTCCCTTGGTTGCGGTAGTGCAAAAGCAGACGAATGATGCGATGGACCGCTTTATTAATGAATATCGTCGCCAAAGCGGCATGCATGTGACCTATAAAACAGGTGTAAAGGAAATGATTCAGCTTTTAGGCGAAGGAAATATTATTGGCTTGCTGGTGGATCAGGATGCAGGCCCAGAAGGTGTTCGGACGCAGTTTTTTGGGCGTGAAGCTTCTAGTCCTCCAGGAGCGGCGCACTTGGCGCGTATGCGCCAAGTGCCGATTGTACCTGCTTTTATTACTCAAGAGGCAGATGGTCGTCATCATGCCTGGCTCTATCCGCCGGTATTTGTCGGGCAGACAAGAAATAAAAAAGAAGAAATTCAGCAAACAACGCAAGTGCTGACTCGGTGTGTCGAGCAGCACATCCGGCGGCATCCGGAAGAGTGGTTTTGGCTGCATAACCGTTGGAAACATGGAGACAAGACAGAAAGTCTTGCGTTGCACACGTAA
- the lpxC gene encoding UDP-3-O-acyl-N-acetylglucosamine deacetylase, translating into MERQSTLAKEVAYSGIGLHSGREVKVRFLPAPADTGILFERIDLPGRPRVPAQAACVTQTMRATTLEAGEAKVFTVEHILAALSAMDIDNCLIEIDSLEPPVADGSALLFLELLAEAGRCEQEALRSVYCIQEALTVRDGNRFISILPYDGFRITFTSVNPHKAIGIQFADVEITKELFWREIAPARTIGFVHEIEVLQAQGLALGGSMENAAVYDENGAVNVLRFADELVRHKVLDVVGDLALAGPIKGHVVAVSSGHALNTKLSQLIAAARQGGCA; encoded by the coding sequence ATGGAACGACAAAGTACTCTGGCAAAGGAAGTTGCCTATAGCGGGATTGGCTTGCATTCCGGGCGGGAAGTGAAAGTACGGTTTTTGCCGGCGCCCGCAGATACGGGAATCCTTTTTGAACGGATAGACTTGCCTGGCAGGCCTCGCGTTCCGGCGCAAGCGGCCTGTGTAACGCAGACCATGCGGGCGACGACGTTGGAAGCTGGGGAAGCTAAGGTTTTTACAGTAGAGCATATTTTGGCGGCGCTTTCCGCGATGGATATTGATAATTGCCTCATTGAAATTGATTCACTGGAACCGCCTGTGGCTGATGGCAGTGCTTTGCTGTTTCTGGAACTGTTAGCGGAGGCGGGGCGGTGTGAGCAGGAAGCCTTACGCTCGGTTTACTGCATACAAGAAGCGCTTACGGTGCGAGACGGAAATCGGTTTATTTCTATTTTGCCCTATGATGGGTTTCGTATTACTTTTACGTCGGTTAATCCGCACAAGGCGATTGGAATTCAATTTGCCGATGTAGAAATCACCAAGGAATTATTTTGGCGAGAGATTGCTCCGGCGCGGACGATTGGCTTTGTCCATGAAATAGAAGTGTTGCAGGCGCAAGGCTTGGCCTTGGGCGGCAGCATGGAGAACGCCGCTGTATATGATGAAAATGGAGCGGTTAATGTACTGCGTTTTGCAGATGAATTGGTTCGGCATAAGGTGCTGGATGTAGTTGGCGATTTAGCGTTGGCAGGTCCGATTAAAGGCCATGTGGTGGCAGTATCGTCCGGCCATGCATTGAATACAAAACTGTCGCAGTTAATTGCTGCGGCCAGACAGGGAGGTTGTGCATAG
- the fabZ gene encoding 3-hydroxyacyl-ACP dehydratase FabZ yields the protein MVLTIEEIKEIIPHRYPFLLVDRILELEPLKRGVGIKNVTANEPFFQGHFPNKPVMPGVLLLEAMAQVGGVALLYPDENRGKIAYFAGMEGVKFRKPVVPGDQVRMEAEVTRMRGSVGKVRAEAFVEGQLVAEAEFMFALSEKQE from the coding sequence GTGGTATTAACTATTGAAGAAATCAAGGAAATTATTCCTCATCGGTATCCATTTTTGCTGGTAGATCGCATTTTGGAGTTGGAGCCGCTAAAGCGTGGCGTCGGCATAAAAAATGTGACTGCTAATGAACCTTTTTTTCAAGGGCACTTTCCGAATAAACCGGTTATGCCGGGGGTATTGCTGTTGGAGGCTATGGCGCAGGTCGGTGGAGTTGCGTTATTATATCCAGATGAAAACCGAGGTAAAATTGCGTACTTTGCTGGTATGGAAGGAGTTAAGTTCCGTAAGCCCGTTGTGCCTGGCGATCAGGTGAGGATGGAAGCGGAAGTAACCCGCATGCGCGGTTCCGTAGGCAAAGTGCGCGCCGAAGCTTTTGTAGAGGGTCAATTGGTAGCGGAAGCGGAGTTTATGTTTGCGCTGTCGGAAAAACAAGAGTAA
- the lpxA gene encoding acyl-ACP--UDP-N-acetylglucosamine O-acyltransferase, with protein sequence MQTDKVVPLRMIHEMAVVHPNARLGKDVQIGPYAVIGENVVIGDGTKIGPHVVIDGWTSIGKDCVIFPSASVGAEPQDLKFKGEKSYVFIGDRTTLREFTTVNRATGEGEETRIGSDCLMMAYTHVAHNCVVGNHVIMSNAATLAGHIIVEDRVVIGGLSGVHQFVKIGRNAMIGGASKVVQDVPPFMIADGHPARVAGLNSVGMSRAGVPKEARRELKKAYRILYKNGLSLDQAIAMMEQELEAYEEVEHFLRFLRNAERGICRTRRDSSE encoded by the coding sequence ATGCAAACGGATAAAGTAGTACCTTTGCGTATGATTCACGAGATGGCAGTGGTTCATCCCAATGCGCGTCTTGGTAAGGATGTACAGATTGGCCCCTACGCGGTCATTGGCGAAAATGTAGTGATTGGCGATGGGACGAAAATAGGCCCGCATGTGGTGATTGACGGCTGGACCAGCATTGGCAAAGACTGTGTTATCTTTCCCAGCGCTTCGGTTGGGGCGGAACCGCAGGACTTGAAATTCAAGGGTGAAAAAAGCTATGTGTTTATCGGCGACCGCACGACATTGCGCGAGTTTACTACGGTAAATAGAGCGACAGGCGAGGGCGAGGAAACACGCATTGGTTCTGATTGCCTGATGATGGCCTATACGCATGTGGCGCATAACTGCGTGGTGGGCAATCATGTAATTATGTCCAATGCCGCTACATTGGCAGGGCATATTATTGTGGAAGATCGTGTCGTGATCGGCGGCTTGTCCGGAGTGCATCAGTTTGTTAAAATTGGTCGTAATGCCATGATTGGCGGCGCTTCTAAAGTGGTTCAAGATGTGCCTCCCTTTATGATTGCTGACGGGCATCCGGCCAGGGTGGCGGGCTTGAACAGTGTTGGCATGTCCAGAGCGGGCGTGCCGAAGGAAGCGCGGCGCGAACTGAAGAAAGCGTACCGGATTCTATACAAAAACGGCTTGTCCTTGGACCAAGCAATTGCAATGATGGAACAAGAGCTGGAAGCATACGAAGAAGTAGAACACTTCTTGCGCTTTTTGCGCAATGCGGAGCGGGGGATTTGTCGGACGCGCCGTGACAGCAGCGAATAA
- the lpxI gene encoding UDP-2,3-diacylglucosamine diphosphatase LpxI (LpxI, functionally equivalent to LpxH, replaces it in LPS biosynthesis in a minority of bacteria.) — translation MQKIGLLAGVGRLPVDFAFCARKLGLSVVAIAVLPNVESDLAAAASVYHQIGVGQLQRLIDTLRQEEVSQVTMLGKVTKELLFSGKVELDGRFQQLLASLPDQKDDTILLALVKELTQEGILVADQTALLKMLLPQPGVLTKRTPTEGELADMDFGLSMAKEIGALDIGQTVVVKNRAVMAVEAIEGTDACIRRGGALAGGSGAVVAKAAKPQQDQRFDMPGAGPATIHSMIEAGASALVLEAGKTLLVDRAEAIALAEAHNITIVVK, via the coding sequence ATGCAGAAAATCGGTTTGCTTGCCGGCGTCGGACGACTGCCGGTTGATTTTGCGTTCTGTGCGCGGAAATTGGGTTTGTCTGTTGTAGCGATAGCGGTGTTACCTAATGTGGAGAGCGATTTGGCGGCAGCTGCTTCTGTATATCATCAAATTGGCGTTGGTCAACTGCAGCGTTTGATTGATACCCTTCGGCAAGAAGAGGTTTCCCAGGTTACTATGTTAGGGAAAGTAACCAAAGAATTACTCTTTTCCGGCAAAGTGGAATTGGACGGCCGCTTTCAACAGTTACTGGCGTCATTGCCGGATCAAAAGGATGATACCATTTTATTGGCTTTAGTGAAGGAATTGACTCAAGAAGGCATTCTTGTGGCGGATCAAACTGCCTTATTGAAAATGCTGTTGCCGCAGCCTGGCGTTTTGACAAAACGGACGCCTACAGAAGGCGAATTGGCGGATATGGATTTCGGTCTATCCATGGCTAAAGAAATAGGCGCTTTGGATATTGGGCAAACGGTTGTAGTAAAGAATCGGGCAGTCATGGCAGTAGAAGCGATAGAAGGCACGGATGCTTGTATTCGTCGCGGTGGAGCTTTGGCCGGCGGCAGCGGCGCCGTAGTGGCTAAAGCAGCCAAACCGCAGCAAGATCAGCGTTTTGATATGCCTGGAGCGGGCCCTGCCACCATTCACTCCATGATCGAAGCCGGTGCGTCCGCCCTTGTACTGGAGGCCGGCAAAACGCTGCTGGTAGACCGCGCAGAAGCTATTGCCTTGGCGGAGGCACATAACATTACCATTGTGGTAAAATAA
- the lpxB gene encoding lipid-A-disaccharide synthase, which yields MCKIMLSAGEASGDLHGAGIAAALRAMKPDVRLFGMGGAAMRREGVDILYDIADLGVIGLVEVIKNLPRLFRLRDALAAAMDREKPDILVTIDYPGFNMRLAKIAKAKGIRVVSYIAPSVWAWGEWRAKGVVRSVDHIASIFPFEAELYRRYGGNVTYVGHPLLDLVGTKRNAAEARAFLKLQPQERIVLLLPGSRKQEIKSLLPLFLQAARQVAAAVPEAVFVLPLASTVAEDMVQPEIQAAGVPVRLVREHLYDWMQAAETAMAASGTVTLEAALMNLPCVVTYKVNPLTYGLGKLLVKLPYISLPNIIAERQVVPELVQNEAQPQRLAAEVVKYLQDAEHCVATHRALEEVRHKLGESGAVQRVAALILAEASGSRREAHE from the coding sequence ATGTGCAAAATCATGCTTTCCGCCGGCGAAGCCTCCGGTGATCTTCATGGCGCAGGCATTGCAGCGGCGTTGCGCGCCATGAAGCCGGATGTACGCTTGTTCGGCATGGGCGGTGCGGCTATGCGCCGTGAAGGCGTGGACATTCTCTATGATATTGCCGACTTGGGCGTTATTGGCCTAGTAGAAGTTATTAAAAATTTACCGCGTTTATTTCGTTTGCGCGATGCTTTGGCGGCGGCGATGGATCGAGAAAAACCGGACATCTTGGTTACCATTGATTATCCAGGCTTTAATATGCGCTTGGCGAAAATTGCAAAAGCCAAAGGCATTCGCGTTGTTTCCTATATAGCTCCTTCCGTATGGGCTTGGGGCGAGTGGCGGGCGAAGGGCGTAGTGCGTTCAGTCGATCATATTGCTTCTATTTTTCCCTTTGAAGCGGAATTGTACCGACGCTACGGAGGCAACGTGACCTATGTGGGTCATCCCTTACTGGACTTGGTGGGAACGAAACGCAATGCGGCAGAAGCGCGAGCCTTTCTGAAACTGCAGCCCCAGGAACGGATCGTATTGCTGTTGCCTGGAAGTCGGAAACAAGAAATTAAGAGTCTGCTGCCTTTGTTTTTGCAAGCAGCCCGACAGGTGGCGGCAGCGGTGCCGGAAGCCGTATTTGTTTTGCCCTTGGCTTCAACGGTAGCGGAAGATATGGTACAGCCGGAGATACAGGCAGCTGGCGTTCCTGTTCGTTTGGTGCGGGAGCATTTGTACGACTGGATGCAAGCGGCGGAAACTGCGATGGCGGCTTCCGGTACGGTGACGCTGGAAGCTGCTTTAATGAATTTGCCCTGTGTTGTGACTTATAAAGTAAATCCTTTGACCTATGGTTTGGGAAAACTGTTGGTGAAATTGCCGTATATCAGCTTGCCCAACATCATTGCGGAGCGGCAAGTTGTGCCGGAACTCGTCCAAAACGAAGCGCAGCCGCAGCGACTGGCGGCGGAGGTAGTGAAGTATCTTCAAGATGCCGAACATTGCGTTGCTACGCACCGCGCTTTGGAGGAAGTCCGTCACAAATTGGGAGAAAGCGGCGCCGTTCAGCGTGTTGCGGCTTTAATTTTAGCGGAAGCGTCCGGCAGCAGGAGGGAAGCGCATGAATAG